One segment of Rosa chinensis cultivar Old Blush chromosome 6, RchiOBHm-V2, whole genome shotgun sequence DNA contains the following:
- the LOC112172538 gene encoding uncharacterized protein LOC112172538: MLKFLSRVRIEFNALDPRTASCLEFLAQCNATKAKESNPGCAVQVKRRTDDEPPKITVTFVNGVEEVFDATATPAQSIRTMILEKGQMLETEQMFRDAGEAWPVLIPAEELTQPSPGTKPRKAEEKKQ, translated from the exons ATGTTGAAGTTCCTCTCCCGAGTGAGGATCGAGTTCAACGCGTTGGACCCACGCACAGCTTCGTGCTTGGAGTTCTTGGCGCAGTGCAACGCCACCAAGGCCAAGGAGTCCAATCCCGGCTGCGCCGTCCAAGTCAAGCGCCGCACCGACGACGAGCCCCCGAAGATCACCGTCACCTTCGTCAACGGAGTCGAGGAGGTCTTCGACGCCACTGCCACGCCCGCCCAGAGCATAAGGACCATGATTCTCGAAAAGGGTCAGATGCTCGAGACCGAGCAGATGTTCCGCGACGCCGGCGAGGCCTGGCCGGTTCTTATTCCGGCCGAGGAGCTCACCCAACCCTCGCCTGGTACCAAG CCAAGGAAAGCAGAAGAGAAGAAGCAGTAA
- the LOC112173079 gene encoding uncharacterized protein LOC112173079, translating to MGASSSSEQTTVPIEQREAETLAASTGALSTLQKCFSNLADPHSGAIPYDSLQQCFRLSYENPVCEGLAIPVSFPGVLDHVGCCIAELFFVTEKGGVSWIEFVRGYNRCCARKTLSMSVTSLLRVFSVALKKAGLPCNLEFETGDDDCKISGWLMPVDVLMLLWMCWAMSWYSRTREFPREKGKLCLPDVKHIVLSAIESCAEAESGLNVWDCELSGLEVQLPVGKFLTWVLKTVSTLPGCFAEFVYAVLKHSASQEAGLECSTSSAAVTSSTMACSSNLLTPGIAWAVSLTLTGPLSEEISRACFPSDANGINNDLLYRSHLHGRGLNRFWSNVQGYQGPLLVLISATSEDGSANKRNWIVGVLTHQGFENRDLFYGSSGSLYAISPVFHVYPPTGKERNFVYSHLHPTGKVYEVKPKPVGIGFGGTLGNERIYVDEDFSKVTIRHHAADKTYQSGSLFPDQGFLPVEALITEVEIWGLGGRGAKDVQDSYKNREQLFTEQRRKVDLKTFANWEDSPEKMMMDMVSNPNAVRREDR from the exons ATGGGAGCGTCATCTTCGTCAGAGCAGACGACGGTTCCGATTGAGCAACGAGAGGCCGAAACCCTAGCAGCCTCCACCGGAGCTCTTTCTACGCTTCAGAAGTGTTTCTCTAACCTCGCCGATCCTCACTCCGGTGCTATTCCCTACGACTCTCTTCAG CAATGCTTTCGGTTAAGTTACGAGAATCCGGTATGCGAAGGTCTTGCAATTCCGGTATCATTTCCGGGAGTGCTGGATCATGTTGGATGCTGCATAGCGGAGCTGTTCTTCGTGACGGAAAAAGGGGGAGTGAGTTGGATTGAGTTCGTTAGAGGTTACAATAGGTGTTGTGCAAGAAAGACTTTGTCCATGTCTGTCACTAGTTTGCTGAGAGTGTTTAGTGTGGCACTTAAGAAAGCCGGTTTGCCTTGTAATTTGGAATTTGAAACTGGTGATGATGATTGTAAGATTAGCGGGTGGCTTATGCCTGTGGATGTGCTTATGCTTCTTTGGATGTGTTGGGCCATGTCTTGGTATTCTAGGACTAGAGAATTTCCGAGAGAGAAAGGCAAGTTGTGTCTGCCGGATGTTAAGCATATTGTGTTGTCGGCTATTGAATCATGTGCCGAAGCTGAAAGTGGACTGAATGTTTGGGACTGTGAGCTTTCGGGTTTGGAAGTTCAACTTCCTGTGGGGAAGTTTCTTACTTGGGTTTTGAAGACAGTGTCTACTCTCCCTGGTTGCTTTGCCGAGTTTGTGTATGCAGTACTCAAACATTCTGCTTCTCAAGAG GCTGGACTGGAATGTTCGACTTCTTCAGCTGCAGTTACTTCGTCAACTATGGCATGCAGTTCTAATCTTTTGACCCCTGGAATAGCCTGGGCTGTTTCCCTCACACTAACAGGCCCTCTAAGTGAAGAGATCTCAAGGGCATGCTTCCCTTCAGATGCTAATGGAATAAATAATGACCTACTTTACAG GTCACATCTTCATGGGAGAGGGTTGAATAGATTCTGGTCTAATGTTCAAGGTTACCAAGGTCCACTGCTTGTTCTGATTTCTGCAACCTCAGAAGATGGTAGTGCCAATAAAAGAAATTGGATTGTAGGTGTTCTCACACATCAAGGTTTTGAGAATAGGGATCTCTTCTATGGAAGTTCAGGAAGTCTGTACGCTATAAGTCCAGTCTTTCATGTGTATCCACCTACTG GAAAGGAAAGGAACTTTGTGTATAGCCATCTCCATCCCACTGGCAAGGTGTATGAGGTGAAACCGAAGCCTGTTGGAATAGGATTTGGTGGAACTCTGGGAAATGAGAGAATTTATGTGGATGAAGATTTTTCTAAGGTTACCATTCGCCATCATGCAGCTGACAAAACTTATCAGTCTGGCTCCCTCTTTCCTGATCAG GGCTTTCTACCTGTTGAAGCTTTGATCACAGAAGTTGAAATTTGGGGACTTGGTGGAAGGGGCGCAAAGGATGTGCAGGATTCATATAAGAATAGGGAACAACTTTTCACTGAGCAAAGACGAAAG GTTGACTTGAAAACATTTGCAAACTGGGAGGATTCACCTGAAAAGATGATGATGGACATGGTCTCCAACCCCAATGCAGTTCGACGTGAAGACCGGTAA
- the LOC112173080 gene encoding uncharacterized protein LOC112173080: MAPPPGPYSGTSTLALVARASAFTLGVVYGSVKHKVLKAKARSLAKAQAKAHH; this comes from the exons ATGGCGCCGCCTCCAGGTCCTTACTCCGGCACGAGCACTCTTGCTCTG GTTGCTCGTGCGTCGGCCTTCACTCTCGGTGTGGTTTACGGAAGCGTGAAGCATAAAGTTTTGAAG GCGAAGGCCAGGTCTCTTGCGAAGGCTCAAGCCAAGGCTCATCATTGA